The Nitrospira tepida genome includes a window with the following:
- a CDS encoding YihY/virulence factor BrkB family protein: MSPLTRLGRTGILAWRMAREVMLKFSRDHGLFLASGLAFSLLLYAIPLALIMISALGYTVLESQQAMQEVQSVIRQFLPKSEQIFAENVEAVVADRGLLGAVGFTLFVALSTTLFGFVRHVLNVVFQAGPGRSLLRGTAHDLLMLAFCVALLIAAIGLASLFAVIGNIGAHVPAVGFLWGKGIRMIHRITGILLGTGLILGLYRFSPVKTLKLGSLAVGAAVAVSLFGLAKQAFAWYVQFAQANIALYGALGAFLFFFLWLYYVSVLFVVGAEAAWVFEHRRTLVPSAGGAAQDAIEPFIHRP, from the coding sequence GTGTCGCCTCTCACAAGGCTCGGACGGACGGGAATCCTGGCCTGGCGGATGGCCCGGGAGGTGATGCTGAAGTTCAGCCGGGATCACGGATTGTTTCTGGCAAGCGGGTTGGCCTTCAGCCTGCTGCTCTATGCGATCCCGCTGGCGCTGATCATGATCTCGGCCTTGGGGTACACGGTGCTCGAATCGCAGCAAGCCATGCAGGAGGTGCAATCGGTCATCCGGCAGTTTCTCCCGAAGTCGGAACAGATCTTCGCGGAGAACGTGGAGGCCGTCGTGGCGGACCGAGGTCTGCTGGGGGCAGTCGGATTCACCCTGTTCGTGGCGCTGAGCACGACCCTGTTCGGGTTCGTCCGGCATGTGTTGAATGTGGTCTTTCAGGCCGGCCCGGGCCGGAGCCTGTTGCGCGGCACGGCGCATGATCTGCTCATGTTGGCGTTCTGCGTGGCGCTCCTGATCGCGGCCATCGGCTTGGCGTCGCTGTTCGCGGTGATCGGCAACATCGGCGCCCATGTTCCGGCCGTGGGCTTCCTGTGGGGGAAAGGCATCCGCATGATCCACCGGATCACGGGAATTCTGTTGGGAACCGGCTTGATCCTGGGCCTCTACCGATTCTCGCCGGTCAAGACGCTCAAGCTCGGCTCGCTCGCGGTCGGCGCGGCTGTGGCGGTCTCGTTGTTCGGGCTCGCGAAGCAGGCCTTTGCCTGGTACGTCCAGTTTGCCCAGGCCAACATCGCCCTCTACGGAGCGCTGGGGGCCTTTCTGTTTTTCTTCCTGTGGCTCTACTACGTCTCGGTGCTTTTTGTGGTGGGCGCGGAGGCGGCTTGGGTCTTTGAACATCGGCGGACTCTCGTCCCATCGGCTGGTGGAGCGGCGCAAGACGCGATCGAACCTTTCATCCATAGGCCATGA
- a CDS encoding site-2 protease family protein — protein sequence MIGQSIRVGRIRGIEVGVHYSWFIIFFLITLSLTTRFASEHPHWSLAEHYAVGIATSLLFFVSILLHELAHSLVALAKQIPVRSITLFVFGGVAQIAREPDRPLTEFQIAIAGPAASALLWVGFGAAAALAGHRFEHVAALAGWLSSINLVLALFNLLPGFPLDGGRVFRAALWHFTGNLAKATRIAARAGQVVGYAFIVFGIWTGFTVNWFGGLWFAFIGWFLLNAAQESVLQVSVRSALTGLTAEDVMSSECATVAGDRSLGDLIEREVLRTGGRCFLVSSNGRIEGLVTLHQVKTVPREQWSRTPIHAVMTPLDRLRVVGPETAITEVLQMMERDDINQVPVTRSGRLLGLITREHLLRVIAAHLEFGDRPPVRAPR from the coding sequence ATGATCGGGCAATCCATCAGGGTGGGAAGGATTCGAGGGATCGAGGTCGGGGTCCATTATTCCTGGTTCATCATTTTCTTTCTTATCACCCTGTCCCTGACCACTCGCTTCGCCTCGGAGCACCCGCACTGGTCGCTGGCCGAGCATTACGCCGTCGGGATCGCGACGAGCCTGTTGTTCTTCGTGTCGATCCTGCTGCATGAGCTGGCGCACAGCCTGGTCGCGCTGGCGAAGCAGATTCCGGTCCGCTCGATCACGCTCTTCGTGTTCGGGGGCGTGGCGCAGATTGCGCGGGAACCGGACCGCCCGCTGACCGAGTTCCAGATTGCGATCGCGGGCCCGGCCGCCAGCGCTCTGCTTTGGGTCGGATTCGGGGCGGCGGCCGCTCTGGCCGGGCACCGGTTCGAGCACGTCGCAGCCTTGGCGGGCTGGCTGTCGTCGATCAACCTGGTCCTGGCGCTCTTCAACCTGCTTCCGGGTTTTCCGCTCGACGGGGGACGCGTCTTCCGGGCGGCCTTGTGGCATTTCACGGGCAACCTGGCCAAGGCCACGCGCATTGCCGCGAGGGCCGGACAGGTCGTGGGGTATGCCTTCATCGTATTCGGGATCTGGACCGGGTTCACGGTCAACTGGTTCGGCGGGCTCTGGTTCGCCTTCATCGGATGGTTTCTCCTGAATGCCGCGCAGGAAAGCGTGTTGCAGGTCAGCGTGCGCTCTGCGCTCACCGGCCTGACGGCGGAAGACGTCATGTCGTCTGAATGCGCCACGGTCGCGGGCGATCGAAGCCTTGGCGACCTGATCGAGCGGGAGGTCCTGCGAACCGGAGGCCGGTGCTTCCTCGTGTCATCCAACGGCCGTATCGAGGGCCTGGTCACGCTGCACCAGGTGAAGACGGTGCCGCGGGAGCAATGGAGTCGCACGCCTATCCACGCCGTCATGACCCCGCTGGACCGGTTGCGGGTCGTTGGTCCGGAGACGGCGATTACGGAAGTCCTGCAGATGATGGAACGGGACGACATCAATCAGGTTCCGGTCACGAGGTCGGGGCGGTTGCTGGGCCTCATCACGAGGGAACATCTGTTGAGGGTCATTGCCGCGCATCTGGAGTTCGGCGACCGCCCGCCGGTCCGTGCGCCACGTTGA
- a CDS encoding cation-transporting P-type ATPase, giving the protein MADLAERPLHHLPAHEVVLLLESDPDKGLTSEEAGRRLERFGPNVLPKFRRHGPLVRFLLQFHHPLIYVLLAAAAITAVLGEWVDAGVIFGVVLVNAMVGFIQESRAEKALDALVSMMKTEATVRRDGRRTKIPSAQIVPGDVVLLESGDKVPADLRLVAVRELRIDESALTGESVPVEKADLVLAPETVVADRRNMAFSGTLVAYGQGRGVAVGTGAATELGRIHQLIGETTEIATPLTKKLAYFSKVLTAAILGLAAVTFLLGLWRGQNPAEIFMAAVALAVGAIPEGLPAAVTITLAIGVSRMAQRHAVIRKLPAVETLGSTTVICSDKTGTLTKNEMTVQAILAGDRTFDIEGAGYEPAGEIREVGRQSSTVNREEVARQAVTVGSHVPLDTALCELLTAGALCNDAQLVEQEGRWTIVGDPTEGALLVAAKKAGIDPGQAGERFPRIDAIPFESERQYMATLHRGDSGREAVIYLKGAVEKTLRLCDRMLTAEGSEGALDAPSVLGQTDAYAGRGLRVLAFARKSAPADRATLSDRDVEEGLTFLGLQAMMDPPRPEAIAAVRACRTAGIAVKMITGDHALTARAVAAQVGLDGRKRPENGELVAMTGQELAATPPEALADAADNTAVFARVSPEQKLRLVEALQARAHVVAMTGDGVNDAPALKQADIGVAMGLGGTEVAKEAADMVLTDDNFASIEAAVEEGRCVFDNLTKFIVWTLPTNMGEGLVLLTAIAAGSVLPILPVQILWINMTTAVALGLMLAFEPKEPGIMRRPPRDPGQPILTGVLVERIVLVALLMLAGAYGVFLWEQQRALSIEAARTAAVNVFVMVELFYLFNCRSLDHSMFHVGVFSNPWIWRGVAAMVGLQLLLTYVPVMNRLFHTVPIDGTAWLLIVTISVLVYLIVGFEKRLRRWWLQAPPERPTVAQP; this is encoded by the coding sequence ATGGCCGATCTTGCCGAACGCCCTTTACATCATCTCCCGGCCCACGAGGTCGTCCTGCTGCTGGAATCGGATCCGGACAAGGGGCTCACGTCCGAGGAGGCTGGCCGGCGGCTCGAACGGTTCGGGCCCAATGTCCTGCCGAAGTTTCGCCGCCATGGCCCGCTGGTCCGTTTTCTCCTCCAGTTCCATCATCCGTTGATCTACGTCCTGCTGGCCGCGGCGGCGATCACCGCGGTCCTCGGCGAATGGGTGGACGCCGGGGTGATCTTCGGCGTGGTGTTGGTCAATGCGATGGTCGGGTTCATCCAGGAATCCCGGGCCGAGAAGGCCTTGGACGCGCTGGTCTCGATGATGAAGACCGAAGCGACGGTCCGGCGCGATGGGCGGAGGACGAAGATTCCGTCCGCCCAGATCGTGCCGGGGGATGTCGTCCTCCTGGAGTCCGGCGACAAGGTGCCTGCGGACCTGCGGCTGGTCGCGGTCCGCGAGCTGCGGATCGACGAATCCGCCCTGACCGGCGAGTCCGTGCCGGTGGAGAAGGCCGACCTGGTGCTGGCGCCCGAGACCGTGGTCGCGGACCGGAGGAACATGGCCTTTTCCGGCACGCTGGTCGCCTACGGACAGGGGAGGGGCGTGGCGGTGGGGACCGGCGCCGCCACGGAGCTCGGCCGCATCCACCAACTGATCGGCGAAACGACGGAGATCGCGACCCCGCTGACGAAGAAGCTCGCCTATTTCAGCAAGGTCCTCACGGCGGCGATCCTGGGATTGGCCGCGGTGACCTTTCTGCTCGGACTGTGGCGCGGGCAGAATCCGGCTGAGATCTTCATGGCGGCGGTGGCGCTCGCGGTCGGCGCAATTCCGGAAGGGCTGCCGGCCGCAGTGACAATCACGCTCGCCATTGGCGTGAGCCGGATGGCCCAGCGGCATGCCGTCATCCGCAAGCTGCCGGCCGTTGAGACCCTGGGCAGCACGACGGTCATTTGCTCTGACAAGACCGGCACGCTGACGAAGAACGAGATGACGGTCCAAGCCATCCTGGCCGGAGACCGGACGTTCGACATCGAGGGGGCGGGCTATGAGCCGGCGGGGGAAATCCGGGAAGTCGGGCGTCAATCGTCAACCGTCAATCGTGAAGAAGTTGCTCGGCAAGCGGTGACCGTCGGAAGTCACGTTCCACTCGATACTGCTCTGTGTGAACTCCTGACGGCCGGCGCGCTCTGCAACGACGCGCAGCTCGTGGAGCAGGAGGGACGATGGACCATCGTCGGCGATCCGACCGAAGGGGCCCTGCTCGTGGCGGCGAAGAAAGCCGGGATCGATCCCGGCCAGGCGGGCGAGCGATTCCCTCGGATAGATGCGATTCCGTTCGAATCGGAGCGTCAGTACATGGCGACGCTGCATCGAGGCGACTCGGGCCGTGAGGCCGTGATCTATCTGAAGGGGGCGGTGGAGAAAACGCTTCGGCTCTGTGATCGCATGCTTACGGCGGAGGGATCGGAAGGAGCGCTTGATGCGCCGAGCGTCCTCGGTCAGACGGACGCGTATGCCGGGCGAGGGCTGAGGGTCCTGGCATTCGCGCGGAAATCGGCGCCCGCGGATCGGGCGACCCTGTCGGACCGCGACGTGGAGGAGGGCCTGACCTTCTTGGGGCTCCAGGCCATGATGGACCCTCCGAGGCCCGAGGCCATCGCCGCGGTGCGGGCCTGCCGGACCGCCGGCATCGCCGTGAAGATGATCACCGGCGACCATGCGCTCACGGCGAGGGCGGTCGCCGCGCAAGTCGGGCTGGACGGGCGGAAGCGTCCTGAGAACGGCGAGCTCGTCGCCATGACCGGCCAGGAGTTGGCGGCGACTCCGCCGGAGGCGCTCGCGGACGCGGCCGATAATACCGCGGTGTTCGCCCGGGTGTCTCCGGAGCAGAAGCTCCGCTTAGTGGAAGCGTTGCAAGCCAGGGCGCACGTGGTGGCGATGACGGGAGACGGGGTGAACGACGCGCCGGCGCTGAAGCAGGCGGACATCGGCGTGGCGATGGGGCTGGGGGGGACCGAGGTGGCCAAAGAGGCCGCCGACATGGTGCTGACCGACGACAACTTCGCCTCGATCGAAGCGGCGGTGGAGGAAGGGCGCTGCGTCTTCGATAACCTGACGAAGTTCATCGTCTGGACCCTGCCGACCAACATGGGAGAAGGGCTCGTGCTGCTGACCGCCATCGCCGCCGGCTCGGTGCTCCCGATCCTGCCGGTGCAGATCCTCTGGATCAACATGACGACGGCGGTGGCCCTGGGGCTTATGCTGGCGTTCGAGCCGAAAGAGCCGGGCATCATGCGGCGGCCGCCCCGCGATCCGGGACAGCCGATCCTGACCGGCGTCTTGGTGGAACGGATCGTCCTGGTGGCGCTCCTGATGCTGGCGGGCGCCTATGGCGTCTTTCTTTGGGAACAGCAGCGTGCCTTGTCGATCGAAGCGGCGCGCACGGCGGCGGTGAACGTGTTCGTCATGGTCGAGCTGTTCTATTTGTTCAACTGTCGCTCGCTGGATCACAGCATGTTTCACGTGGGGGTGTTCAGCAATCCCTGGATCTGGCGCGGGGTGGCCGCCATGGTCGGGCTGCAACTGCTGTTGACGTATGTCCCGGTCATGAATCGGTTGTTTCACACGGTGCCGATCGATGGCACGGCCTGGCTCTTGATCGTGACCATCTCGGTCCTGGTCTATCTGATCGTGGGATTCGAAAAACGGTTGCGGCGGTGGTGGTTGCAGGCTCCGCCGGAAAGACCGACGGTGGCTCAGCCCTAG
- a CDS encoding cyclase family protein — MASPWIDVTVPIRDGMVRWPDNPPVRVTRVQDLDRGDDCTLTALSLGVHTGTHMDAPVHFLRGGKGIDAMPLSATIGPARVIAIKDRESITPEELRPHRVRRGERLLFKTRNSPRCWLTDRFVEDFVYLGEEAARWLVARGVRTVGIDYLSVAGFESDTAAIHATLLKAGIWIIEGLNLTNVRPGPYDLLCLPLKIAGGDGAPARAVIRARGQDVTKRSWRRSARR, encoded by the coding sequence GTGGCTTCCCCATGGATCGACGTCACGGTACCCATTCGGGATGGCATGGTCCGATGGCCGGACAACCCGCCCGTGCGCGTGACACGTGTCCAGGACCTCGATCGCGGCGATGACTGTACCCTCACCGCCCTTTCGCTGGGGGTGCATACGGGCACGCATATGGATGCCCCGGTGCACTTTCTCCGGGGAGGAAAAGGGATCGACGCGATGCCCCTGTCGGCCACGATCGGGCCGGCGAGGGTCATCGCGATCAAGGATCGGGAGTCGATCACGCCGGAAGAACTGCGGCCGCATCGCGTCCGGCGCGGCGAACGGTTGCTGTTCAAAACCCGCAACTCTCCCCGTTGCTGGTTGACGGACCGGTTTGTGGAAGATTTCGTGTATCTCGGCGAGGAGGCCGCCCGCTGGCTGGTGGCGCGCGGGGTGCGCACGGTCGGCATCGATTATCTGTCGGTGGCGGGGTTCGAATCTGACACGGCCGCCATCCATGCCACATTGCTGAAGGCTGGCATCTGGATCATCGAGGGGTTGAATCTGACGAACGTCCGGCCCGGCCCATACGATCTGCTCTGCCTGCCGCTCAAAATCGCGGGTGGGGACGGCGCGCCGGCCCGCGCGGTGATCAGGGCCCGCGGCCAAGATGTGACGAAGCGGAGTTGGAGACGCTCGGCGAGACGATGA
- the nrfH gene encoding cytochrome c nitrite reductase small subunit: protein MNGAGWSARRLSLLLWAATLALGTLIGVGVYTFVYARGGSYLTDKPEACINCHVMREQYAGWIKGSHRSVAVCNDCHTPDGMIEKYAAKAMYGFLHAYAFTSGRFPDEIQITPHMHALTERACLKCHAAIVEAMTVTGAGRENLTCLRCHGDVGHQ from the coding sequence ATGAACGGAGCCGGCTGGTCCGCTCGTCGGTTGTCGCTGTTGCTCTGGGCGGCGACCCTCGCGCTCGGCACGCTCATCGGCGTTGGAGTCTACACGTTCGTCTACGCGCGCGGCGGCTCCTACCTCACCGACAAGCCGGAAGCTTGCATCAACTGCCACGTGATGCGCGAGCAGTACGCGGGCTGGATCAAGGGCAGCCACCGGTCGGTGGCGGTCTGCAACGACTGCCACACGCCGGACGGCATGATCGAGAAATATGCCGCCAAGGCGATGTACGGCTTCCTGCATGCCTATGCCTTTACGAGCGGCCGCTTCCCTGACGAAATCCAGATCACGCCGCACATGCATGCGTTGACCGAACGAGCTTGTCTGAAGTGTCACGCGGCCATTGTAGAAGCCATGACCGTGACCGGCGCTGGGCGGGAGAACCTGACCTGTCTCCGATGTCACGGCGACGTCGGTCATCAGTAA
- a CDS encoding AI-2E family transporter: MAGGRSQEGEQWAGRVVRLALVGSILGLGLAVFSPFVSPLLWAGVLCYALYPLYAKLVRATGERRALSALAMCLILTVGVIAPLVYLSLLIAEDLTDAYRTLIATLRGGDEPLLQSWRRYPLLAALAEALQNLERLTGTDLRTSIAENLAELGKVLVGQVTRIVTNALYALVQLGMILLCAFYFFRDGDAMIGWLRAHLPIVPERQELLVRRFDEVVKGAVYGNTVIALTEGLIGGVGFWLVGLPSAVLWGAVMALLAYLPLVGAGLIWMPAAFYLFWQGSYLKMAVLIGVGALMAVIDYLVRTIVVGGRSHLHTLLVFFSVLGGLQLFGLVGIVAGPLVVAMGITLVESYRGPAPPTLVSASEA, encoded by the coding sequence GTGGCTGGGGGACGAAGCCAGGAAGGAGAGCAGTGGGCCGGCCGGGTCGTGCGGCTGGCCTTGGTGGGGAGCATTCTGGGCCTCGGCCTGGCGGTGTTTAGCCCGTTTGTCTCGCCGCTCCTATGGGCGGGGGTCCTCTGTTACGCCCTCTATCCGCTCTATGCCAAATTGGTTCGCGCGACCGGCGAGCGTCGCGCGCTCAGCGCGCTGGCGATGTGCCTGATCCTGACGGTCGGCGTCATCGCGCCGCTGGTCTATCTGTCGCTGCTCATCGCGGAAGACCTGACGGACGCCTATCGAACGCTGATCGCCACCTTGAGAGGGGGAGACGAGCCCCTCCTCCAGAGCTGGCGGCGCTATCCGCTGCTCGCGGCGCTGGCCGAGGCGCTTCAGAATTTGGAGCGGCTGACAGGAACCGATTTGCGGACGAGCATCGCGGAGAACCTGGCGGAGTTGGGCAAGGTCCTCGTCGGCCAGGTAACCCGCATCGTGACCAATGCGCTGTATGCCCTTGTGCAACTGGGCATGATCCTGTTGTGCGCTTTTTATTTCTTCCGAGACGGGGATGCGATGATCGGCTGGCTTCGCGCGCACCTGCCGATCGTGCCGGAACGCCAGGAGTTGCTGGTCCGGCGGTTCGACGAGGTCGTCAAGGGGGCCGTCTACGGCAATACCGTCATTGCCCTGACAGAGGGTCTGATCGGCGGGGTCGGCTTCTGGTTGGTGGGCTTGCCCTCCGCGGTGCTGTGGGGGGCAGTGATGGCGCTGCTGGCCTATCTGCCGCTGGTCGGGGCCGGGCTCATTTGGATGCCCGCCGCGTTCTATCTGTTCTGGCAGGGCTCGTACCTCAAGATGGCGGTGCTGATCGGAGTCGGCGCCCTCATGGCCGTGATCGATTACCTGGTCCGCACGATCGTCGTGGGCGGCCGCTCCCATCTTCACACGTTGCTGGTGTTTTTCTCCGTCCTGGGCGGGCTCCAGCTCTTTGGGCTGGTGGGCATCGTGGCCGGTCCTTTGGTCGTGGCGATGGGGATTACGTTGGTTGAAAGTTATCGGGGGCCGGCGCCGCCGACGTTGGTGTCCGCCTCGGAGGCGTAG
- a CDS encoding c-type cytochrome has product MPRWIAGVSGMGAILLVGTLALSAPEKDPLKPRVPADQMEEAKKLSTSLFKDAKQASADIVKEGKVLYDGKGTCFNCHGKSGKGDGPAGAMLDPVPRDLTNCEFQKKRTDGELFWVIKNGSPGTGMVALMPGSVNEEEAWKIIAYVRSLCKS; this is encoded by the coding sequence ATGCCACGATGGATAGCGGGAGTATCGGGTATGGGAGCGATTCTACTGGTCGGGACTCTTGCGTTGTCCGCGCCGGAAAAGGACCCGCTGAAGCCTCGCGTGCCGGCCGATCAAATGGAGGAGGCTAAGAAGCTGTCGACGTCGTTGTTCAAGGATGCCAAGCAAGCGTCCGCCGACATCGTCAAGGAAGGAAAGGTGCTGTATGACGGCAAGGGGACCTGTTTCAACTGCCATGGCAAGAGCGGCAAGGGCGATGGGCCGGCCGGCGCCATGCTGGATCCTGTCCCGCGAGACTTGACCAACTGCGAATTTCAGAAGAAGCGGACCGACGGCGAACTGTTCTGGGTGATCAAGAACGGGAGCCCTGGAACCGGCATGGTCGCGCTCATGCCGGGCTCGGTCAATGAAGAGGAAGCCTGGAAAATTATCGCTTACGTACGGAGTCTCTGCAAATCGTGA
- a CDS encoding cupredoxin domain-containing protein translates to MAFLALVWAGVLLASGPDAFSIQEQQIEMTIKDYSFLRTKTAAMRRGLPTVIILRNEDQVRHGFTSSLFQGLMVRGEGDGLISYGKGLEGFYLDPGKTLVIRFTTDRPGSHPFRCDLHPDMKGELYLLEVPVV, encoded by the coding sequence GTGGCGTTCCTGGCGTTGGTCTGGGCCGGCGTGCTTCTCGCGTCAGGACCGGACGCGTTCTCGATTCAGGAGCAGCAGATCGAGATGACGATCAAGGACTATTCGTTCCTGCGAACGAAGACGGCGGCCATGCGGCGCGGCTTGCCCACGGTGATCATTCTGCGCAACGAGGATCAGGTCCGGCACGGGTTCACCTCGTCCTTGTTTCAGGGACTCATGGTGCGAGGCGAAGGGGACGGATTGATCTCGTATGGCAAGGGTCTGGAGGGATTCTATCTCGATCCCGGCAAGACGCTCGTGATCCGTTTTACCACGGACCGGCCCGGCAGCCATCCGTTCCGGTGCGACCTGCATCCGGACATGAAGGGAGAGCTCTATCTGCTGGAGGTTCCGGTCGTGTAA
- a CDS encoding glucose-6-phosphate dehydrogenase → MIKRLVILGASGDLTSRFLMPAIARLHQAEKLPSGFRIIGLARDDWDTEAFRRHLAEKMVPSALSILAGARDAVLAHTEYRRVDIKDRDQLAEALGKMTEPLVAYLALPPSLFAPTVETVAALRLPRGSKLVLEKPFGTNLASAQNLNRLLHESFPEQDVFRLDHFLGMQTVQNILGLRFANRVFEPLWNAQHVEWVDIVWDETLTVAGRASFYDGTGALRDMIQNHLLQLLALIGMEPLHRLDERSLRDRKVDLLRAVRRLSPEEIALQTVRGRYGRGAIEEREIVAYVRERGVDPARRTETFAQVTLAVDNWRWAGVPFRLRTGKALKRDRREIAIHFKPVPLLTFGQQTQPKPNVLTIELDPDRIGLSINVNAPGDLFDLDRAELDSRLGSGGVPAYARLLLNILSGDQTLSIRDDEAEESWRIVEPILESWAAGAVPLLEYPAGSSGPPEAQRILRHVDRLRPDSARP, encoded by the coding sequence ATGATCAAGAGGCTCGTCATTTTGGGCGCTTCGGGAGATCTGACCTCGCGTTTCCTCATGCCCGCCATTGCCCGCCTCCATCAGGCGGAAAAGCTGCCGTCCGGCTTCCGGATCATCGGGCTTGCGCGCGACGATTGGGATACGGAGGCCTTCCGCCGTCATCTTGCGGAGAAGATGGTTCCCTCCGCGTTGTCAATCCTTGCCGGCGCACGCGACGCCGTCCTCGCCCACACGGAATACCGCCGTGTCGATATCAAGGACCGCGACCAGCTTGCCGAGGCCTTGGGCAAGATGACGGAGCCCCTGGTTGCCTACCTGGCCCTGCCGCCGTCTCTCTTTGCGCCGACCGTGGAGACCGTGGCGGCGCTCAGGCTGCCGAGGGGCAGCAAGCTCGTGCTGGAAAAGCCGTTCGGGACCAATCTGGCTTCGGCGCAGAATCTGAACCGTCTGCTGCATGAATCGTTTCCGGAACAGGACGTGTTCCGGCTCGACCATTTCCTGGGGATGCAGACGGTGCAGAACATTCTGGGGTTACGGTTTGCGAACCGCGTGTTCGAACCGTTGTGGAACGCCCAGCATGTCGAATGGGTGGATATTGTCTGGGACGAAACGCTGACGGTGGCGGGGCGAGCCTCTTTCTACGACGGCACGGGCGCCTTGCGCGACATGATCCAGAACCATCTGCTCCAGTTGCTGGCCCTGATCGGGATGGAGCCGCTGCATAGGCTCGACGAGCGGAGCTTGCGCGATCGCAAAGTGGACCTGCTTCGCGCGGTCCGGCGACTCTCGCCGGAAGAGATCGCCCTGCAGACGGTCCGCGGCCGATACGGGCGCGGCGCGATCGAGGAACGGGAGATCGTGGCCTACGTACGCGAGCGAGGGGTCGATCCGGCGCGGCGGACCGAAACGTTCGCCCAGGTGACGTTGGCGGTCGATAACTGGCGCTGGGCCGGCGTCCCGTTTCGGCTCCGCACGGGCAAGGCTTTGAAACGGGACCGTCGCGAAATCGCGATTCACTTCAAGCCGGTCCCGCTCCTGACGTTCGGGCAGCAGACCCAACCGAAGCCGAACGTCCTCACGATCGAGCTGGACCCGGACCGTATCGGGCTCTCGATCAACGTCAATGCGCCCGGCGATCTTTTTGACCTGGACCGGGCTGAGTTGGACAGCCGGTTGGGATCAGGGGGGGTGCCCGCCTATGCGAGGCTGCTGCTCAACATCTTGAGCGGCGATCAAACTCTCTCAATCCGCGACGACGAGGCCGAGGAATCGTGGCGGATCGTCGAGCCGATCCTGGAGTCGTGGGCCGCAGGCGCCGTGCCGTTGCTGGAGTATCCGGCCGGATCGAGCGGCCCGCCGGAGGCGCAGCGGATTCTACGTCACGTCGATCGGCTGCGTCCGGACAGCGCCCGACCATAG